The Sphingorhabdus sp. Alg231-15 genome has a segment encoding these proteins:
- the lptC gene encoding LPS export ABC transporter periplasmic protein LptC, producing MTVTTEHIKSKRQQFASPGGSHDRNIRLLRVILPLGVGALGAVLALAPFTTSGEISFVLDKNSVDVAKERMRVTEALYRGEDSQGRPFSIKAGSAVQKSSREAVVELKDLSARILLGDGPAQIRAGEGRYDMDREDVMVPGTVQLESAGGYRLTTNNVTVDLKSRTLKSDAPVEGRTNIGTFRADNLMADMANRTVTLDGNAKLRIVQNGLRGR from the coding sequence ATGACCGTTACAACTGAACATATAAAGAGCAAAAGACAGCAATTTGCATCCCCAGGCGGCAGTCATGATCGCAACATCCGGCTATTGCGGGTTATATTACCACTGGGCGTTGGGGCCTTGGGTGCCGTGCTGGCACTTGCGCCATTTACAACCAGTGGTGAAATCAGTTTTGTTCTCGATAAGAATAGCGTCGATGTCGCGAAGGAACGCATGCGCGTCACCGAGGCTCTGTATCGAGGTGAGGACAGCCAGGGACGACCATTCTCGATCAAGGCCGGTTCGGCAGTTCAGAAGAGTTCACGTGAAGCGGTTGTCGAACTGAAAGACCTTTCGGCCCGCATATTGCTGGGCGATGGTCCTGCACAAATCCGCGCGGGTGAAGGCCGCTATGACATGGATCGTGAGGACGTCATGGTGCCGGGCACGGTGCAATTGGAAAGTGCGGGCGGTTACCGACTGACAACCAATAATGTAACCGTGGATCTAAAGAGCCGGACATTGAAAAGTGATGCTCCGGTCGAAGGTCGCACGAATATCGGGACATTCCGCGCTGATAACCTGATGGCGGATATGGCAAATCGGACCGTCACATTGGATGGCAATGCAAAGTTGCGCATCGTCCAAAATGGATTAAGAGGACGATAG
- a CDS encoding LptA/OstA family protein — protein sequence MKGSFLAASVGALIATTAVLTFAGPAPAQVFGGHNSNAPVNFDAGRIEVQDRADRVVLSGAVRVEQAGLVLNSSRMTVAYRNTSGIEVDRIDASGGVTIRKGSDTASGDVAIYDLNRRLITLVGGVTLTQGTNRLSGGRVIIDLASGRSTIDGRAAGGSTPGTQNSNGRVSGTFTVPQRTN from the coding sequence ATCAAAGGTTCTTTTCTTGCTGCCTCTGTTGGGGCGTTGATAGCCACAACGGCCGTACTGACATTTGCCGGTCCTGCGCCGGCTCAGGTTTTTGGCGGTCATAACAGCAATGCGCCGGTTAATTTCGATGCCGGACGCATTGAAGTACAAGACCGGGCAGACCGCGTTGTACTGTCTGGCGCTGTTCGGGTGGAACAGGCAGGGCTCGTCCTGAATTCCTCACGCATGACGGTAGCCTATCGGAATACGAGCGGTATTGAAGTGGACCGGATTGATGCCTCCGGAGGAGTGACCATCCGCAAGGGCAGCGACACGGCTAGCGGCGATGTTGCAATTTATGATCTGAATCGGCGTCTCATTACATTGGTCGGTGGTGTTACATTGACCCAGGGAACCAACCGGTTGTCGGGTGGTCGTGTGATTATCGATCTGGCCTCCGGGCGCTCCACCATCGATGGCAGGGCCGCAGGCGGATCCACACCCGGAACGCAAAATTCCAATGGCCGAGTATCCGGGACTTTTACCGTGCCGCAGCGCACCAACTAG
- the lptB gene encoding LPS export ABC transporter ATP-binding protein: MNDATTFETPAMAQTGSAMASDAMEHGLAVVSIAKSYDKRSVLSDVSLSVGRGEVVGLLGPNGAGKTTCFYSVMGLVRPDAGRIMLDGEDITPLPMYRRAILGLGYLPQETSIFRGMTVEQNILAVLEMVENDKAVRAETLDRLLDEFGLTGLRGSPAMALSGGERRRCEIARALAADPSIILLDEPFAGIDPISISDIRDLVVQLKNRGIGVLITDHNVRETLDIVDRACIIYDGQVLFAGSPEALVKDENVRRLYLGEGFAL, encoded by the coding sequence ATGAACGACGCGACCACTTTTGAGACCCCAGCCATGGCCCAGACCGGTTCTGCGATGGCCAGTGATGCCATGGAACATGGCCTCGCGGTTGTGTCCATTGCCAAAAGCTATGACAAACGTTCCGTTCTATCGGATGTGTCCCTCTCGGTTGGCCGGGGCGAAGTGGTTGGACTGCTCGGTCCCAACGGCGCCGGCAAGACAACATGCTTTTATTCCGTTATGGGACTGGTGCGCCCGGATGCAGGCCGGATCATGCTTGATGGCGAAGATATCACGCCGCTTCCTATGTATCGTCGTGCGATATTAGGCCTGGGTTACTTGCCACAGGAAACATCAATATTTCGCGGAATGACTGTGGAGCAGAATATCCTTGCTGTGCTTGAGATGGTCGAAAATGACAAAGCCGTGCGAGCAGAAACGCTGGACCGGTTGCTCGATGAATTCGGGCTGACGGGCTTGCGCGGTTCTCCGGCCATGGCTCTGTCCGGCGGGGAACGGCGACGCTGTGAAATCGCGCGAGCCTTGGCTGCCGACCCGTCGATCATCTTGCTGGATGAGCCCTTTGCCGGGATCGATCCGATTTCAATCTCGGATATTCGGGACCTTGTGGTCCAATTGAAAAACCGCGGTATTGGGGTTCTGATCACCGACCATAATGTGCGCGAAACTCTCGATATCGTCGACCGAGCCTGCATCATTTATGACGGTCAGGTTTTATTTGCCGGTAGCCCGGAAGCACTGGTCAAAGATGAAAATGTCCGGCGGCTCTATCTCGGTGAGGGTTTTGCCCTATGA
- the rpoN gene encoding RNA polymerase factor sigma-54: protein MALGPRLDLRQSQSLVMTPQLQQAIKLLALSNLELETYIAEEIEKNPLLETGDLGAEAKSDEVGEAGADLPPEPGMQGSDEILSSGPAEAESTLDMAGDADQFSNNSLSESDGALDGTLGLNGASSSGSGAVGGEAPDFENMLVAETTLAEHLMEQAGAILSGKDLFIAQHLIDQIDECGYLQADLLEFAHRLGVQLDDVKRILAEVQTLEPVGVGARDLAECLALQAKEADRYDPAMARLIDNLDLLAKGALPQLKRMCGVDDEDLMDMISEIRAYDPKPGCKIGGGDVQAVVPDIFIAERGGKWLIEVNSATLPKVLVNRTYFTELKDGAQDKASKEWLNDCLADASWLVKALDQRQRTIVKVATEIVKQQENFFREGVEHLRPLTLKNVADKIEMHESTVSRVTSNKYLSCSRGTFELKYFFTSGIQSSTGGEAASAEAVKSHIKALIDNEDPKKILSDDKLVALLKEKGFDIARRTVAKYREALGLGSSVQRRRQKALEGKAA, encoded by the coding sequence ATGGCGTTGGGGCCGCGTCTTGATTTAAGGCAGAGCCAGTCGCTGGTGATGACGCCGCAGTTGCAGCAGGCGATCAAACTATTGGCGCTGTCCAACCTCGAGCTTGAAACCTATATTGCCGAAGAGATCGAAAAAAACCCATTGCTCGAAACCGGCGATCTCGGTGCTGAGGCGAAGAGCGACGAAGTTGGGGAAGCTGGGGCTGACCTTCCTCCCGAACCGGGGATGCAGGGTAGCGATGAGATATTATCCTCGGGCCCGGCCGAGGCCGAATCCACGCTGGATATGGCAGGCGATGCTGATCAGTTTTCCAATAACAGCTTGAGTGAAAGTGACGGCGCGCTGGACGGTACACTTGGCTTGAACGGGGCCAGCAGTTCGGGCAGCGGCGCTGTGGGCGGTGAAGCGCCTGACTTTGAAAATATGCTGGTCGCTGAAACGACGCTGGCCGAACATCTGATGGAACAGGCGGGCGCGATCCTTTCAGGCAAGGACCTGTTTATTGCCCAGCATCTGATCGACCAGATTGACGAATGCGGCTATTTACAGGCGGATTTGCTAGAATTTGCGCACCGGTTAGGCGTACAGCTGGATGATGTGAAGCGCATATTGGCCGAGGTTCAAACCCTTGAGCCCGTCGGCGTGGGTGCGCGCGATCTGGCGGAATGTCTGGCGCTACAGGCGAAGGAAGCGGATCGTTATGATCCGGCGATGGCACGGCTGATCGACAATCTTGACCTGCTAGCCAAAGGTGCCCTGCCACAATTGAAACGCATGTGCGGTGTCGACGATGAAGATCTGATGGACATGATATCGGAAATTCGAGCCTATGATCCCAAGCCGGGATGCAAGATTGGCGGCGGCGATGTGCAGGCGGTGGTGCCTGATATCTTCATCGCGGAACGCGGCGGCAAATGGCTGATCGAAGTGAATAGCGCGACGCTGCCCAAGGTGCTGGTAAACCGAACCTATTTCACCGAACTCAAAGACGGAGCGCAGGACAAGGCTTCGAAAGAATGGCTCAACGACTGCCTCGCCGATGCCAGTTGGCTGGTCAAAGCGCTTGATCAGCGGCAACGGACGATTGTCAAGGTGGCCACTGAAATTGTGAAGCAGCAGGAGAATTTCTTCCGCGAAGGGGTGGAGCATTTGCGCCCGTTGACGCTGAAAAATGTCGCCGACAAAATCGAAATGCATGAATCGACCGTGAGCCGGGTGACGTCGAATAAATATCTCTCCTGCTCGCGCGGAACGTTTGAGCTCAAATATTTCTTCACCAGCGGCATCCAGTCCTCAACCGGTGGAGAAGCGGCTTCGGCGGAAGCGGTGAAGAGTCATATCAAGGCGCTGATCGACAATGAGGACCCGAAGAAGATTCTCTCCGACGACAAGCTGGTCGCGCTGCTCAAAGAAAAAGGCTTCGATATTGCGCGGCGGACGGTTGCCAAATATCGGGAAGCCCTGGGGCTCGGCAGTTCGGTGCAGCGCCGTCGGCAAAAAGCGCTTGAGGGCAAGGCGGCCTAA
- a CDS encoding GNAT family N-acetyltransferase — MMIRPAGEQDVAALHKLVESAYRGDSAKRGWTHEADLLGGQRTDLESLQEIMVDQNQVILLAMDGPDIAGCVQLMRVSEGLAYLGLLTVDPDRQAGGLGKKLLDGSEHYVAENWQARAIEMTVIRQRDDLIAYYERRGYALTGERRPFPLDDPRYGLPKTQELEFVVLRKEIRAG, encoded by the coding sequence ATGATGATCCGGCCGGCCGGAGAACAGGATGTTGCCGCACTGCATAAGCTGGTGGAAAGCGCCTATCGCGGCGACAGCGCCAAGCGCGGCTGGACGCATGAGGCGGATCTGCTCGGTGGGCAGAGAACCGATTTGGAATCGCTGCAGGAAATTATGGTGGATCAGAATCAGGTCATTCTGCTCGCTATGGATGGTCCAGACATTGCCGGTTGCGTGCAATTGATGCGCGTCAGCGAAGGGCTCGCTTATCTGGGCCTGTTAACTGTCGATCCCGACCGCCAAGCGGGCGGGCTAGGCAAGAAATTGCTGGATGGATCGGAACATTATGTTGCCGAAAACTGGCAAGCCCGGGCAATTGAAATGACCGTTATCCGCCAGCGCGACGACCTGATCGCCTATTATGAAAGGCGAGGCTATGCCTTGACCGGCGAGCGGCGTCCGTTCCCGCTCGATGATCCGCGCTATGGTTTGCCAAAGACACAGGAACTGGAATTTGTGGTCCTGCGCAAAGAGATAAGAGCAGGTTAG
- a CDS encoding DUF5818 domain-containing protein, producing the protein MKDNSNDSEYAGLLVRDGAGFVLQSDDGRRYRLELLRTPIDEVEKRVIVTGLLIGDDQIEAEGVRLADGS; encoded by the coding sequence ATGAAAGACAATTCGAATGACAGCGAATATGCTGGGCTGTTGGTTCGCGACGGCGCCGGTTTCGTTCTGCAATCTGACGATGGTCGGCGCTATCGTCTCGAATTGCTGCGCACACCAATTGATGAAGTGGAAAAACGCGTGATCGTTACAGGACTTTTGATCGGTGATGATCAGATCGAGGCCGAAGGCGTGCGACTAGCGGATGGAAGCTGA
- a CDS encoding oxidoreductase, whose product MAAADQKPLGSGFRAKSEPHEVLADIDLTGKTAIVTGGYSGIGLETTRALAAKGAKVIVPVRDEAKAADNLAGVEGDVTSATMDLSDIASVRKFADAMCGSLSQLDLLINNAGIMACPLDRVGPGWESQFGVNHMGHFALTKGLMPLLEKADAPRVVALSSIAHKRNGILWDDIQFEKGEYNKWTSYAQAKSANALFANALSRRMAGFGGRAFSVHPGGIFTPLQRHLPVEEQIELGWLDKDGEPSEMAKNGFKSPAQGCTTSLWAATSPLLNDKHGLYCEDCDVAQLMDENSPPYSCVAPHACDEDGAERLWELSEGLLAEV is encoded by the coding sequence ATGGCAGCAGCAGATCAGAAACCGCTAGGCTCAGGATTTCGAGCAAAGAGCGAGCCCCATGAAGTGCTGGCTGACATTGACCTGACCGGCAAGACCGCGATTGTCACCGGCGGCTATTCCGGCATCGGTCTGGAAACGACAAGAGCCCTGGCGGCCAAAGGTGCAAAAGTGATTGTGCCGGTGCGCGATGAGGCCAAGGCTGCCGACAATTTGGCGGGTGTCGAAGGTGATGTCACATCGGCGACGATGGATTTGTCGGACATTGCTTCGGTCCGCAAATTTGCTGATGCAATGTGTGGCAGTCTGAGCCAGCTTGACCTGCTGATCAACAATGCCGGCATCATGGCTTGCCCGCTTGATCGTGTCGGTCCCGGTTGGGAAAGCCAATTTGGCGTGAATCACATGGGCCATTTTGCCCTGACCAAAGGCTTGATGCCATTGCTCGAAAAAGCCGATGCGCCGCGCGTTGTTGCGCTGTCCTCGATCGCCCATAAACGCAATGGCATTTTGTGGGACGATATTCAGTTCGAGAAGGGTGAATATAATAAATGGACATCTTATGCCCAGGCCAAGAGCGCCAATGCCTTATTCGCCAATGCGCTGAGTCGGCGGATGGCAGGCTTTGGCGGACGCGCATTTTCGGTGCATCCGGGCGGTATTTTCACGCCGCTGCAACGCCATTTGCCGGTCGAAGAACAGATCGAACTTGGGTGGCTGGATAAAGATGGTGAGCCATCGGAAATGGCCAAAAACGGGTTTAAATCACCGGCGCAAGGTTGCACCACTAGCCTGTGGGCCGCAACATCACCGCTGCTGAACGACAAGCACGGCCTCTATTGCGAAGATTGCGATGTTGCCCAGCTGATGGATGAAAATTCGCCACCATATAGCTGTGTCGCGCCGCATGCCTGCGATGAAGATGGAGCCGAACGCCTGTGGGAATTGAGTGAAGGATTGCTCGCAGAAGTCTGA
- the ald gene encoding alanine dehydrogenase, with amino-acid sequence MRVGTPKEVKNHEYRVGLTPESVRELSAHGHDVLVETGAGLGIGADDNEYIIAGATIVPVASDIFEKCDMVVKVKEPQAAERAMLREGQILFTYLHLAPDPEQTADLVKSKAICIAYETVTGSGGLPLLKPMSQVAGRMSIQAGATALEKAHGGRGILLGGVPGVSPGKVTVIGGGVVGFNAAQMAAGLGADVTILDRNPEVLETLGNYFEARAKTRFSNKANLAECVAEADLVIGAVLIPGAEAPKLVTREMLSTMRPGSVLADVAIDQGGCFETSKATTHQDPTYVVDDVVHYCVANMPGAVSRTSTYALNNVTLPHALAIANKGWEAALRDDVHLAEGLNVWNGHVTYRAVAEDLDYEYMPVSEIVGHKPE; translated from the coding sequence ATGCGTGTCGGTACCCCGAAAGAAGTGAAAAACCATGAATATCGCGTCGGACTGACGCCGGAATCGGTGCGGGAATTATCCGCTCACGGCCATGATGTACTGGTCGAAACGGGCGCTGGTCTGGGTATCGGCGCTGATGATAACGAGTATATCATTGCAGGCGCAACCATTGTTCCTGTCGCATCGGACATCTTCGAAAAATGCGACATGGTGGTGAAGGTGAAAGAACCGCAAGCGGCCGAACGGGCGATGTTGCGCGAAGGACAGATTTTGTTCACCTATCTCCATCTTGCACCCGATCCGGAACAAACTGCCGATCTGGTCAAATCCAAAGCGATCTGTATTGCCTATGAAACCGTAACCGGTTCTGGCGGACTGCCACTTCTCAAACCGATGAGTCAGGTCGCCGGACGCATGTCGATCCAGGCTGGCGCGACGGCACTGGAAAAAGCCCATGGCGGGCGTGGCATTTTGCTGGGCGGTGTACCGGGCGTGTCTCCTGGCAAGGTAACCGTCATCGGCGGCGGCGTGGTCGGATTTAATGCCGCGCAAATGGCCGCTGGTCTGGGGGCGGATGTGACTATTCTCGACCGCAATCCCGAAGTGCTGGAAACGCTCGGCAACTATTTCGAGGCGCGCGCCAAGACCCGTTTTTCGAACAAGGCCAATCTCGCTGAATGTGTCGCCGAGGCTGATCTGGTCATCGGTGCAGTTCTGATCCCCGGTGCAGAAGCCCCCAAGCTGGTGACCCGCGAAATGCTGTCGACCATGCGGCCCGGTTCGGTACTGGCCGATGTCGCGATTGACCAGGGCGGCTGTTTTGAAACGTCTAAAGCGACCACCCATCAGGACCCCACCTATGTAGTTGATGATGTCGTGCATTATTGTGTAGCCAATATGCCAGGCGCGGTGTCGCGGACTTCCACTTATGCGCTGAACAATGTCACCCTGCCCCATGCGCTGGCGATTGCGAACAAGGGCTGGGAAGCGGCACTGCGTGACGACGTCCATCTCGCCGAGGGACTGAACGTATGGAACGGGCATGTCACCTATCGCGCGGTGGCCGAAGATTTGGACTATGAATATATGCCGGTGTCAGAGATAGTGGGACATAAACCCGAATAG
- a CDS encoding peptidylprolyl isomerase, whose amino-acid sequence MVFRSIKSIVPSLILCALIAAPAQAQDEAPAPTPEDVLNAAPADHWLPIPVSDLMIFTLPDDEEGHKRQAVIQLIPTEMSGAHVRNVRKFAAQRWWDGTKIYRVAKEFVTQFGGNPDNKKLPNNLATVPESDYFNAALGTKRDTDIAALDAAVAYSNEYQGTEIRPLMKIIYESYGSKVGFGAGWPIGIKDGKAFPLTCRGALSPAHYDPPDAGTGAEISIVTGEAARSLDMTFGMVGRVIDGLEHVTNLPLGTAAGGFYADKSQHIKITSIRLASELPVAQQPRYEYLASYSPSLLQYIEAHGGYGNICTVPVPIRKVAE is encoded by the coding sequence ATGGTATTTCGCAGCATCAAATCTATTGTGCCGTCATTGATTTTATGCGCGCTGATCGCCGCTCCGGCGCAGGCGCAGGACGAGGCCCCGGCACCAACACCGGAAGACGTTCTCAACGCCGCGCCCGCCGACCATTGGCTGCCCATCCCGGTTAGCGACCTGATGATTTTCACTCTGCCCGATGATGAAGAGGGCCATAAGCGGCAGGCGGTCATCCAGCTGATCCCGACCGAAATGTCCGGCGCGCATGTGCGCAATGTTCGCAAATTCGCCGCTCAACGCTGGTGGGATGGCACGAAAATCTATCGCGTGGCCAAGGAGTTTGTCACGCAATTTGGCGGTAACCCTGACAACAAGAAGCTCCCGAACAATCTCGCGACGGTGCCGGAAAGCGACTATTTCAACGCCGCGCTCGGCACAAAACGCGATACCGATATAGCCGCGCTTGATGCCGCAGTTGCCTATAGCAATGAATATCAGGGCACAGAGATCCGGCCACTGATGAAGATAATCTACGAAAGCTATGGCAGCAAAGTCGGCTTTGGCGCGGGCTGGCCGATTGGTATCAAGGATGGCAAAGCATTTCCGCTAACCTGTCGCGGGGCGCTATCCCCGGCCCATTATGATCCGCCAGATGCGGGCACGGGCGCGGAAATATCCATCGTTACGGGGGAAGCAGCGCGCAGTCTCGATATGACATTCGGCATGGTCGGAAGGGTGATTGACGGGCTGGAACATGTCACCAACCTGCCGCTCGGTACCGCAGCAGGCGGATTCTATGCCGACAAGTCTCAGCATATAAAAATTACATCGATCCGCCTGGCTAGCGAACTGCCGGTAGCACAGCAGCCGCGCTATGAATATCTCGCCAGCTACAGCCCGTCCTTGCTGCAATATATTGAAGCCCATGGCGGCTATGGCAATATTTGCACGGTGCCGGTGCCGATAAGGAAAGTTGCGGAGTGA
- a CDS encoding peptidylprolyl isomerase gives MRKNILMTPLAALLALSPVSAQELEKKEYPSPNAIVDAAPASDWKAIAPSDLLVMDLTPDAKGEARRVVIQLMPPPFSQGWIGNIRKLAAAKFWDGTSINRVQDNYVVQWGDAGYDNPESGETEQKALPDGLVEVPESEYITSEEAIHEVHEKLWRTDPDAALEAEFAGSMPSTDSVDIANTRSDKFPEGWHQRDSYEQFVQFHKGWPLGNEHKLSSDKESFERYEFNSFWPVHCYGAVGVGRNLSPDTGTGAELYTVIGHAPRHLDRNIAVVGRIIEGVDHLSSLPRGKGQLGFYADPKKRVPIRSIRLGTDVTKAEQIKFEYLDTGSKTFVQYADARANRRDPFFIKPAGGADICNIPVPVRRVKAD, from the coding sequence ATGAGAAAAAACATCCTGATGACACCCCTCGCCGCGCTGCTCGCGCTGTCGCCTGTTTCAGCGCAAGAGCTTGAAAAAAAGGAATATCCCAGTCCGAATGCGATAGTGGATGCGGCCCCGGCGAGCGACTGGAAAGCCATTGCCCCCAGCGACCTGCTGGTCATGGATCTGACCCCTGATGCAAAGGGTGAAGCGCGCCGCGTGGTCATCCAGCTGATGCCGCCGCCTTTCTCGCAAGGCTGGATCGGCAATATCCGCAAGCTCGCCGCCGCGAAATTCTGGGACGGCACCAGCATCAACCGGGTGCAGGATAATTATGTCGTCCAATGGGGCGATGCGGGATACGACAATCCGGAATCGGGCGAGACCGAGCAAAAGGCTTTGCCGGATGGTTTGGTGGAAGTGCCGGAGAGTGAGTATATCACATCCGAAGAAGCCATACATGAAGTTCATGAAAAGTTGTGGAGAACGGATCCAGATGCGGCACTGGAGGCTGAGTTTGCTGGGTCGATGCCAAGCACCGATTCGGTAGATATTGCAAACACCCGATCTGACAAGTTTCCTGAAGGATGGCATCAACGTGATTCTTATGAACAATTCGTCCAGTTTCACAAGGGCTGGCCACTAGGCAACGAACACAAGCTTTCATCTGATAAAGAATCGTTCGAAAGATATGAATTTAATAGCTTCTGGCCCGTCCATTGCTACGGCGCCGTCGGCGTAGGCCGCAACCTCTCTCCCGACACTGGCACGGGCGCAGAGCTCTATACCGTCATCGGCCATGCCCCGCGCCATCTCGACCGGAATATCGCAGTGGTCGGGCGGATCATCGAGGGCGTAGACCATCTCTCCAGCCTGCCACGCGGCAAGGGACAGTTGGGCTTTTATGCCGATCCGAAAAAACGCGTGCCGATCCGGTCGATCCGGCTGGGCACTGATGTGACCAAAGCCGAACAGATAAAGTTTGAATATCTCGACACGGGCAGCAAAACCTTTGTCCAATATGCTGACGCCCGCGCCAATCGCCGCGACCCGTTTTTTATCAAGCCAGCAGGCGGTGCGGATATCTGTAATATCCCGGTGCCGGTGCGACGCGTGAAGGCGGACTAG
- a CDS encoding GNAT family N-acetyltransferase, translated as MSVSTKGPAAPAPKESHDLIVSKSIPMTTRTGFEFHVRPVAPSDEEALAEFFNHVTRDDLRFRFLSPIPEVGKELLSYLINVDHDHKEDFLALDIDDKTIIASAMIGANEDKSVAEVAIVVRSDYKHRGMSWTFLEYVISEARRSGIKKLQSIESRENHAAIELEREMGFTAKSYPGDATLMLLEFDLTSSRPEA; from the coding sequence ATGTCCGTTTCGACAAAAGGCCCCGCAGCACCCGCCCCCAAAGAGAGTCACGATTTGATCGTGAGCAAGAGCATTCCAATGACCACCCGCACTGGTTTTGAATTTCATGTGCGGCCGGTTGCACCATCCGATGAAGAGGCTCTGGCCGAATTTTTCAATCATGTGACCAGAGATGACCTGCGCTTCCGCTTTCTCTCTCCGATCCCGGAAGTGGGCAAGGAGTTGCTATCTTATCTGATCAATGTGGATCACGATCATAAAGAAGATTTTCTGGCACTCGACATTGATGACAAGACCATCATCGCCAGTGCAATGATTGGCGCCAACGAGGACAAGTCGGTTGCTGAAGTCGCGATTGTTGTACGCAGCGACTACAAGCATCGCGGGATGAGCTGGACCTTCCTGGAATATGTCATCAGCGAAGCCAGGCGCAGCGGCATCAAGAAACTGCAATCGATTGAAAGCCGCGAAAATCACGCGGCAATCGAGCTGGAACGCGAAATGGGGTTTACCGCAAAAAGCTATCCTGGAGATGCGACGCTGATGCTGCTGGAATTTGACCTTACGTCCAGCAGGCCTGAAGCCTGA
- a CDS encoding baeRF12 domain-containing protein, producing MLIRNGSLIVAVDGSRMSIFRNIGEAFKPALELLEEHQNPSPRSSELGTDRPGRSSQSTSPRKGAYEQTDLHQQAEDRFAREVAERMDQIARDAKIDLVLVAAPRALGVIRQNLRTETSQKLRAEIAKAFGPHEAEPLAKMLEKHDE from the coding sequence GTGCTGATACGCAATGGTAGTTTGATCGTGGCGGTCGATGGATCGCGCATGTCTATTTTCCGCAATATCGGTGAGGCTTTCAAGCCCGCCCTTGAGCTTCTGGAAGAGCATCAGAATCCGTCTCCCCGGTCATCCGAGCTGGGTACAGATCGGCCAGGCCGCAGTTCGCAAAGCACAAGTCCGCGCAAGGGCGCCTATGAACAGACCGACCTGCATCAGCAGGCGGAGGACCGTTTTGCGCGGGAGGTGGCGGAGCGCATGGATCAGATCGCCCGCGACGCCAAAATCGATCTGGTGCTGGTCGCCGCACCGCGAGCCCTGGGCGTTATCCGTCAAAATCTGAGGACTGAAACAAGCCAGAAACTACGCGCAGAAATCGCCAAGGCCTTTGGACCGCACGAGGCAGAACCACTGGCCAAAATGCTAGAAAAACATGATGAGTGA
- a CDS encoding CC0125/CC1285 family lipoprotein translates to MPLLPDLCKRTIRTVALMLTFVLVACATATPYQPNISGQRVSGGYSDTRIADDHYRVDFAGNFFTSRDRVEGYLLYRAAELTDQNGYDWFMLIDHRTERDRRTYVDRSPRYDPWYGTGYLYWQPHWRYYRGNGWTTWHPHFGRRFWTYDVDVRTVEKFEAHAEIKMGRGPMPEDGQKIFNARQVLVDLAPTIEWPKS, encoded by the coding sequence ATGCCCCTCTTGCCTGACCTTTGTAAACGCACCATCAGGACTGTAGCGCTGATGCTCACTTTTGTGCTTGTCGCCTGCGCAACTGCCACGCCTTATCAACCGAATATTTCGGGGCAAAGAGTATCTGGCGGCTATTCCGATACCCGCATCGCCGATGACCATTATCGGGTGGACTTCGCCGGGAATTTTTTTACCTCGCGTGATCGTGTCGAAGGCTATTTGCTTTACCGAGCAGCAGAACTCACCGATCAGAATGGCTATGACTGGTTCATGCTAATTGATCACCGGACCGAACGCGACCGCCGTACCTATGTTGATCGCTCTCCGCGCTATGACCCCTGGTACGGGACCGGTTATCTCTATTGGCAACCGCATTGGCGCTATTATCGCGGCAATGGCTGGACCACCTGGCATCCGCATTTTGGCCGTCGGTTCTGGACCTATGATGTTGATGTGCGAACCGTCGAAAAATTTGAAGCCCATGCCGAGATAAAAATGGGCCGCGGGCCGATGCCGGAAGATGGCCAGAAGATATTTAACGCTCGTCAGGTTCTGGTTGATCTGGCGCCGACGATCGAGTGGCCGAAAAGCTAG
- a CDS encoding DUF883 family protein, with protein sequence MNKEATLSHPQHDHDYGSQIAVIRSDLERLQGDIRKLKDDVAEDASERMKQFTEQATETLKEKGEELRERGAELREASEQRKEAIANEVQQHPFASVLAATGAGLAIGALAMWAQNGVKP encoded by the coding sequence ATGAACAAAGAAGCAACCCTGAGCCATCCTCAGCATGACCATGATTATGGCAGTCAGATCGCAGTTATCCGCAGCGATCTGGAACGTCTGCAAGGTGATATTCGCAAGTTGAAGGACGATGTCGCTGAAGATGCCTCGGAACGGATGAAGCAATTCACTGAACAGGCAACCGAAACGCTCAAGGAAAAGGGCGAAGAGCTGCGAGAGCGTGGTGCAGAATTGCGCGAAGCAAGCGAACAAAGAAAAGAGGCAATTGCCAACGAGGTTCAGCAACATCCTTTTGCCAGCGTGCTGGCGGCAACGGGTGCGGGCCTGGCGATTGGTGCGCTGGCCATGTGGGCACAAAATG